The following coding sequences lie in one Bordetella genomosp. 9 genomic window:
- a CDS encoding SDR family oxidoreductase: MANQSPFTVVLTGASSGIGRATALAFAREGASLVLAARDRDALESVAQSCQRAGASALAVPTDVTEPDQMLALADSAIETFGGIDVWINNVGTGAVGRFDEVPLKAHRRVIEANLLGHLYGSHVALRHFRQRGRGVLINMVSVGGWAATPYAASYAASKFALRGFSESLRAELSDMPGIAVCEVYPTFVDTPGLTHAANYSGRRLRPTLPMLDPRDVAAALVALARRPRPSTMLGSVAWPARLAHMVTPDLSARVARRLMDAGFRRAHPAAMTDGNLFAPSTGHRIDGGLPPQGRRLETLLKWGMAAMAGFALWRAVSRGDGR; this comes from the coding sequence ATGGCGAACCAGTCTCCCTTTACCGTTGTTCTCACCGGCGCATCCAGCGGCATAGGACGGGCGACCGCGCTCGCATTCGCCCGCGAGGGCGCAAGCCTGGTGCTGGCCGCCCGGGATCGCGACGCGCTGGAAAGCGTCGCGCAATCCTGCCAACGCGCCGGCGCATCGGCGCTGGCGGTGCCCACCGACGTGACGGAACCCGATCAGATGCTTGCGCTGGCGGACAGCGCAATCGAAACCTTCGGCGGCATCGACGTCTGGATCAATAACGTCGGGACGGGGGCGGTGGGCCGTTTCGACGAGGTTCCCCTCAAGGCACACCGCCGTGTGATCGAAGCCAACCTGCTGGGCCATCTGTACGGCAGCCACGTGGCCCTGCGGCATTTCCGCCAACGTGGGCGCGGCGTGCTGATCAATATGGTTTCCGTCGGCGGGTGGGCGGCCACGCCCTATGCGGCCTCGTACGCCGCCAGCAAGTTCGCCCTGCGCGGTTTCTCCGAATCGCTGCGGGCGGAACTTTCCGATATGCCGGGTATCGCGGTGTGCGAGGTCTATCCGACCTTCGTCGATACGCCGGGACTCACGCACGCCGCCAACTACTCCGGACGAAGATTGCGGCCGACGTTGCCCATGCTTGACCCGCGCGACGTTGCCGCCGCGCTGGTCGCGCTGGCTCGCCGCCCCCGTCCCTCGACAATGCTCGGCAGCGTGGCCTGGCCGGCACGGCTGGCGCACATGGTGACGCCGGACCTTTCGGCGCGCGTCGCGCGGCGCCTGATGGACGCCGGATTCCGGCGCGCTCACCCCGCGGCCATGACGGATGGCAACCTGTTCGCGCCTTCGACCGGCCACCGCATCGACGGCGGCCTGCCGCCGCAGGGACGCCGGCTGGAAACGCTTCTGAAATGGGGCATGGCCGCAATGGCCGGGTTCGCGCTATGGCGCGCCGTCTCGCGCGGCGATGGCCGCTGA
- a CDS encoding dienelactone hydrolase family protein produces the protein MSFSPAAGNVQSTAIHTSPEGLTHGLIDLPVKDGTVPAYYATPEGKTNVPIVCVVQEIFGIHEHIQDICRRLAKEGYFAIAVNLYERQGDASTYTDIPTLIQDIVSKVPDEQVMADLDASVAWAAQHGGDDSRVGVTGFCWGGRITWMYTAYSPKVKAGVAWYGKLTQGHGPLIKRNAVDIAQELHGPVLGLYGGQDHSIPLADVDLMKQRLAAGNAHAKASRIDVYPDSGHAFLADYRPSYNEKDAKDAWSKMLAWFAQYLK, from the coding sequence ATGAGTTTTTCTCCCGCCGCAGGCAACGTCCAGAGCACGGCCATCCACACCAGCCCTGAGGGTCTGACGCACGGTCTGATCGATCTGCCAGTCAAGGACGGCACCGTCCCGGCCTACTACGCCACGCCGGAAGGCAAAACCAACGTGCCCATCGTTTGCGTGGTGCAGGAGATCTTCGGCATACACGAACACATCCAGGACATCTGCCGCAGGCTTGCCAAGGAGGGCTATTTCGCCATCGCGGTGAACCTGTACGAGCGCCAGGGCGACGCGTCCACCTACACGGATATCCCGACGCTGATCCAGGACATCGTTTCCAAGGTTCCCGACGAACAGGTCATGGCCGATCTGGACGCCAGCGTGGCCTGGGCCGCGCAGCACGGCGGCGATGACAGCCGCGTGGGAGTGACGGGCTTCTGCTGGGGCGGCCGCATCACGTGGATGTACACCGCGTACAGCCCCAAGGTAAAAGCCGGCGTCGCCTGGTACGGCAAGCTCACCCAGGGCCACGGCCCCCTGATCAAGCGCAACGCCGTCGACATCGCGCAGGAACTCCACGGCCCCGTCCTGGGCCTGTACGGCGGCCAGGACCATAGCATCCCCCTGGCCGACGTGGACCTGATGAAACAGCGCCTGGCCGCCGGCAACGCGCACGCCAAGGCATCCCGCATCGACGTCTACCCCGACTCCGGCCACGCCTTCCTGGCCGACTATCGTCCCAGCTACAACGAAAAGGACGCCAAGGACGCCTGGTCCAAAATGCTCGCCTGGTTCGCCCAGTACCTGAAATAA